The Panicum hallii strain FIL2 chromosome 9, PHallii_v3.1, whole genome shotgun sequence genome has a window encoding:
- the LOC112876945 gene encoding protein YABBY 3-like has translation MSSSSSSSSAASAAAVFPPSPPPLLVENLPPLHQLTPVAAAPPASEQLCYVHCHFCDTVLVVSVPTSSLFKTVTVRCGHCSSLLTVNMRGLLFPGTPTTNASAAAAPADVTSTTTTITTPPQPPPPASSVNNGQFHFPHSVNLAPNPPHQSLLDEISSANPSLQLLEQHGLGGLIPGGRNAAAPPQPQPAAAGNKGAKEPSPRANPVVNRPPEKRQRVPSAYNRFIKDEIQRIKAGNPDISHREAFSAAAKNWAHFPHIHFGLMPDHQGLKKTSLLPQDHHQRKDALLKDGLYAAAAAAAAAAANMGVAPY, from the exons ATgtcgtcctcgtcgtcgtcgtcctccgccgcctccgccgccgccgtgttcccgccgtccccgccgccgctgctggtgGAGAACCTCCCGCCGCTGCACCAGCTCACGCCGGtggccgcggcgccgccggcctcgGAGCAGCTCTGCTACGTGCACTGCCACTTCTGCGATACCGTCCTCGTC GTGAGCGTGCCGACGAGCAGCCTGTTCAAGACGGTGACGGTGCGGTGCGGCCACTGCAGCAGCCTGCTCACCGTCAACATGAGGGGCCTCCTCTTCCCGGGCACGCCGACGACGAACgcctccgccgctgccgcaccagCTGACGTCAcgagcaccaccaccaccatcaccacgccgccgcagccgccgccgcccgcctcctcggTCAACAACGGCCAGTTCCACTTTCCCCACTCTGTCAACCTCGCGCCCAACCCTCCCCACCAATCCCTCCTG GACGAGATATCGAGCGCGAACCCGAGCCTGCAGCTGCTGGAGCAGCACGGCCTCGGCGGCCTGATCCCCGGCGGCAggaacgcggccgcgccgccccagcCGCAGCCGGCCGCGGCGGGGAATAAAGGGGCCAAGGAGCCGTCGCCGCGCGCTAACCCCGTCGTTAACAGAC CTCCGGAGAAGAGGCAGCGCGTGCCGTCGGCGTACAACCGCTTCATCAA GGACGAAATCCAACGCATCAAGGCTGGCAATCCCGACATCTCGCACAGGGAGGCCTTCAGCGCGGCGGCCAAGAAC TGGGCGCACTTTCCGCACATCCACTTTGGACTCATGCCGGATCACCAGGGGCTCAAGAAGACCAGCCTGCTACCTCAG GATCATCACCAGAGAAAGGACGCGCTTCTAAAGGATGGGCTCTACGCggcggcagccgccgccgccgcggcagcggcCAACATGGGGGTTGCTCCATACTAG